In one Nicotiana tomentosiformis chromosome 6, ASM39032v3, whole genome shotgun sequence genomic region, the following are encoded:
- the LOC104115291 gene encoding uncharacterized protein: protein MSLIKLRKTPRFYDQTEKTKQMDKAKAYLEQIQGESDRVSSLAFHPHRLSTDYSFYEYYALRRIRVDRVEPGQVFCTFKVPPRLTDREGKLASGAIANLVDEVGGAVVFVEGLPRNVSVDMSISLLSSAKADDELEIIGRVLGQKGGYSGTSVLVKNKATGELIAEGRHSLFGKHASKM, encoded by the exons ATGAGTCTTATAAAATTGAGGAAAACGCCAAGATTCTACGACcagaccgagaagacgaagcaaatGGATAAAGCAAAAGCTTATCTTGAACAAATCCAGGGAGAATCGGACCGGGTTTCGTCTCTTGCATTTCATCCTCACCGGCTCAGCACAGACTATAGCTTCTATGAGTATTATGCGCTCAGACGCATCCGAGTTGACCGAGTTGAACCGGGTCAAGTTTTTTGCACCTTCAAAGTTCCTCCTCGCCTCACT GATAGAGAAGGGAAACTAGCATCAGGCGCCATCGCGAATCTAGTTGACGAAGTTGGTGGTGCTGTAGTCTTTGTGGAGGGTCTCCCAAGGAATGTATCTGTAGACATgtcaatttcacttctttcaagtGCGAAGGCCGAT GATGAATTGGAGATCATTGGTCGAGTCTTAGGTCAGAAAGGAGGTTATTCTGGAACAAGTGTACTTGTGAAAAATAAAGCTACTGGGGAGCTCATTGCTGAGGGGCGGCATTCACTATTTGGTAAACATGCTAGTAAAATGTGA